The genomic window ACCTCCACTGCCTTGCGGCAACAAGCTCCTGAGGCTTGCGCGTCTGCCAGTTCCGCCACTTCCGCACGAAGGGCTGGTCGTCGCCTGGTGGAACCTCGGATTATAACGTAAACCACCGCCGCGCGCTATACTCGAAGGTCCGGTTGTGCGCCGGATCACGCCCGGAACCGCGGCACAGGTCGGCGGTTTCCGGCCCTCGAAAGGACCCTGTCGTGGCCATGCGGCGCGGCGTCGCTCTCGTGCTCGTTCTCATCGCTGTCGCGATCGTCCTCTCCATCGGCGCGGTGGGGACCGTGTTCCTCGTCATGGGACGCGAGCCGGGCGTCGCCGCCAACTCCACGCTCGTGCTCCGCATCGGCGGCGATCTCGCCGAGGCCGAACCCGGCGGCGTCTTCAACCAGTTCATCGAGTCGCCACCGACCGTGCGCGCCACGGTCGAGGCCTTGCGCAAGGCCAAGGTCGATCGGCGTGTCGCCGGCGTCGTCCTCGTGCCGGCCGGTGCGAACGGCCTGTGGGGCAAGCTCCAGGAGCTGCGCGAGGCGGTCGTCGATTTCAAGACGTCCAAGAAGCCGATCGTCGCGTATCTCGAGTACGGCGGCGAGCAGGAGTACTACCTCGCATCAGCCTGCGACAAGGTCTTCCTCATGCCCGCGAGCCCGCTCGATCTCAGCGGGCTGGCCACGTACGAACTGTTCCTGCGGGGGGCGTTCGACAAGATCGGGGCCTACCCCGACATGCTGCACATCGGCGACTACAAGACGGCGGCGAACACGTTCACGGAGAGGACCTACACGCCGGCGCACCGCGAGATGGCCGAGTCGCTCACGACCGACCTTTACGAGCAGCTCGTTCGCGGCATCGCGGAGGGACGCCGCAAGTCCGCGGCCGAAGTGCGCGCCATCGTGGACCGCGGCCCGCTCCTGCCGGAGGACGCCGTGCGCCTCGGCCTCGTGGACGACGTGGCGTACGAGGATCAGATCGACGACAAGGTGAGCTTCGGCGGGCAACGCATGAAGCGGCTCGACAACGATCAGTACCGGCACGTGCCGGCCGCCTCGCTCGGCATCGATCGCGGGCCGAAGATCGCCGTCATCTACGCGGAGGGGACGATTGCGTCCGGCCGCAGCACGTCGGATCTCGGCAGCCCCGTCGTCGGATCGGAAACGATCATCGAGTACATCCGCAAGGCGCGGGCCGACGAGACGATCAAGGCCATCGTCCTGCGCGTGGACAGCCCCGGCGGATCCGCGATCGCCTCGGACGTGATCTGGCGCGAGCTGATGATCTCGCGGCCGTCCAAGCCCATCATCTCGTCGATGTCCGACCTGGCCGCCTCCGGCGGCTACTACATCGCCATGCCCGCGCACGCCATCGTCGCGCAGCCCGGGACGCTGACCGGATCGATCGGCGTCGTGATGGGCAAGTTCGCGCTCGGCGGCACGTTCGAGAAGCTGGGGCTCAACATGGAGGCCACCAGCCGCGGCCAGTACGCGCAAATCTATTCCCCCGACCGCCCGTTCACGCCAGAGGAGCGGGCGAAGGTCGAAGAGCAGATGCAGGCCACCTACGACCTGTTCGTCGAGAAGGCGGCGCAGGCGCGGCGGACCACGCCGGAAAAGATCGATGCGATCGCGCAGGGGCGCGTGTGGACGGGCTCCCAGGCGAAGCGGCTCGGCCTGGTCGACGAGCTGGGCGGCCTGCAACGCGCGGTCGCCCTCGCGAAGCAGCACGCGAAGATCGACCCGGCGACCGAGGTGCAGCTCGTGGTCTACCCGCCCAAGCGCAGCTTCTACGAGCTGGTGGCGGAGCCGTTCGGCGAGGGAGCTTCAGCCTCGGCGCTGCTGTCGCTCGTGCATCCGATGGAGCGGCGGGCGATGCTGCAGCTGGCCACGCCGCTTCGGCTGTTCCGCTCGGGGGAGCCGCTCGCCCTCATGCCCAACGTGTTCCTGCGCTGAATTCCGGGCCTTCCTCCGTGGCGGGGTTTCGCCCGCCGCCTTGGGGCTTGACAGGCTCTTGACGCGCCAGTAGAGTTCCACATTACATAACGAGCGTTCGGTTTGTAGGGGCGCCTGGGGCGCCTGGAGGTACGCATGCTGTCAGCCGGTCTATTCCGCTGCCGTCCGGCCATTCTGCTGGCGGTTTTCACGCTGCTGTCCGCCGGTTCGGCGCCCCTCGGCGCCCAGGTCGCGGATGGCGTCATTGAGATCGCCGTCGTCGACGAGAGCAACCAGGTGATGCCGGGGGTGACCGTGACGGTCACGCGCCCCGACACCGGGTTCCAGCACGCGCTCGTCACCGACGCCACCGGCACGGCGCGCGCGATTGCGCTGCAGCCGGGCACCTACGACGTGAAACTGGAACTTGCCGGCTTTGCCACGATCGACCAGAAGGGGCTGACGCTGCGCGTCGGCCAGACCGCCCGCGTGAGCGCCACGATGAAAGTCGCGCAGGTGGCCGAGACGGTGAACGTCGTCGCCGAGGCGTCGCTCGTGGACGTGTACAAGACCGACTCGTCCACGAACATCGTGCCCGAGCAGATCCAGGAATTGCCGGTCGCCAACCGCGACTTCCAGAGCCTCGCGTTCCTCGCGCCCGGCGTGCAGCGCGAGCGCGGCGGCTTCCGCTTCATCACCAACCAGCCCGTCATCGGCGCCGGCGGCAATGCCAGCCAGTCCACCGTTCTCGTGGACGGCGTCGATTTCACGGATGCGACGCTCGGCCTGGCGCGCGCGCGCTTCAGCCAGGATGCGATCGGCGAGTTCCGCGTGATCGCGAACCGCTTCGACACGGAGATCGGTGGATCGGCCGGCGGCGCGCTGTCGATCGTGACCAAGTCGGGGACGAACGACGTGCGGGGTTCGGCGTTCGCCTTCTTCCGCGACGATTCGCTGCGTGAGAAGGGAAAGCTGGAACTGCAGAAGAACGACTACTCGCGGCAGCAGTTCGGCGGCACGGTCGGCGGGCCGGTGGTGAAGGACCGCACCCATTTCTTCCTGTCCTTCGAGCAGGTGGGCGAGGACTCGATCGCGCTGTTCCGGCCGGGCGGCGCCTACAAGGCGCTGGCCGAGGACATCACGGTCCCATTCGATCAGTCGCTGT from Acidobacteriota bacterium includes these protein-coding regions:
- the sppA gene encoding signal peptide peptidase SppA; protein product: MAMRRGVALVLVLIAVAIVLSIGAVGTVFLVMGREPGVAANSTLVLRIGGDLAEAEPGGVFNQFIESPPTVRATVEALRKAKVDRRVAGVVLVPAGANGLWGKLQELREAVVDFKTSKKPIVAYLEYGGEQEYYLASACDKVFLMPASPLDLSGLATYELFLRGAFDKIGAYPDMLHIGDYKTAANTFTERTYTPAHREMAESLTTDLYEQLVRGIAEGRRKSAAEVRAIVDRGPLLPEDAVRLGLVDDVAYEDQIDDKVSFGGQRMKRLDNDQYRHVPAASLGIDRGPKIAVIYAEGTIASGRSTSDLGSPVVGSETIIEYIRKARADETIKAIVLRVDSPGGSAIASDVIWRELMISRPSKPIISSMSDLAASGGYYIAMPAHAIVAQPGTLTGSIGVVMGKFALGGTFEKLGLNMEATSRGQYAQIYSPDRPFTPEERAKVEEQMQATYDLFVEKAAQARRTTPEKIDAIAQGRVWTGSQAKRLGLVDELGGLQRAVALAKQHAKIDPATEVQLVVYPPKRSFYELVAEPFGEGASASALLSLVHPMERRAMLQLATPLRLFRSGEPLALMPNVFLR